In Haloplanus rubicundus, one DNA window encodes the following:
- a CDS encoding cold-shock protein gives MATGTVAFFNDTGGYGFIETEDSDEDVFFHMEDIGGPDLEEGQEVEFDIEQADKGPRATNLQRL, from the coding sequence ATGGCGACAGGTACGGTTGCGTTCTTTAACGACACTGGCGGTTACGGGTTCATCGAGACTGAAGATTCGGACGAAGACGTCTTCTTCCACATGGAAGACATCGGCGGTCCGGACCTGGAAGAAGGACAGGAGGTGGAGTTCGACATCGAACAGGCCGACAAGGGCCCACGAGCGACCAACCTCCAGCGGCTGTAA